The DNA region CACCGCGCCCACCGTGTCGCGCGGCGACGTCCTGCTCGAGGCCACGTTGTCCGACCCGGCCGACTCGGACGCCGCCGAACAGACGGTCCGCGACCTCCGCACGGCCGTCGAACGGGTCGATCCCGGCGCGCTCGTCGGCGGCGTCACCGCGACGGCTGTCGACACGAACGACACCGGGATCCGCGACCGCACGCTGATCATCCCCGTGGTGCTGGTCGTGATCCTGCTCATCCTGATGCTCCTGCTCCGCAGCGTCGTCGCCCCGCTCGTGCTCATCGGCAGCGTGATCGTGTCGTTCGCCGCAGCCCTCGGCGTCGGAGCGCTCGTGTTCGACCACGTGTTCCACTTCCCCGGTGCGGACCCGAGCGTGCCGCTGTACTCGTTCGTGTTCCTCGTCGCGCTCGGGGTGGACTACAACATCTTCCTCATGACACGGGTGCGGGAAGAGGCGCTGCGGCACGGTCCGCACGAGGGGGTCCTGCGCGGACTGGGGGTCACCGGCGGGGTGATCACCTCGGCGGGCGTGGTGCTCGCGGCGACGTTCGCGGCCCTCGGCGTCATCCCGATCCTGTTCCTCGTGCAGATCGCGTTCGTCGTGGCGTTCGGCGTCCTGCTCGACACGATCGTCGTCCGCTCGCTGCTCGTGCCGGCGATCGCGTACGACCTCGGTCGGCGGGCCTGGTGGCCGTCGCGCCTCTCGCGCGCGAACCATCACATGTGACACGCTGGGTGCATGCCAGTTCCTTCGACGCAGCCCGCCGCCGAGCGCAAACTCCTCCGTGACACCGTGCAGGACAAGATCCGCGACGCGATCATGGACGGCACGCTGGAGCCCGGCGAGCGGCTCAACGACGACGACCTGATCGCGTGGCTCGGGGTCTCCCGCACCCCGATCCGCGAGGCGCTCGCGGAACTCGCCCGCGCCGGCCTGATCGAGATGGCACCGAACCGCTACACCCGCGTGGCGGCCCCGACGAAGGACGAGCTCCTCGACGCCTACCGCACGCTCGGCGTCATCTACGGGGGCGTCGTGCGCCTCGCGGTGCCCAACTTCACCGAGCCGCAGCGCAAGAAGATCGTGAAGATGCTCGACGACGTCATCGCGCGGGTCGGCGCCGACGAGCAGGACCAGGTGGCCCGCAACGGCGCCGACATCTACTCGCAGTGGGCGGACGCCTGCGGCAACCCGTCGCTCGTGCAGCTCTGCCGGTCGACCACTGACGGGCTGTCCTTCAAGCTCCGGGTCCCCGAACTCGCCGAGCTGATCCCGGCCGCGGTGATCCTGCCCGAACTCGAGAACCTCAAGGCAGCCGTCCTGGCGAAGGACCCGATCGCGGCAGAGCTCGCGATGGAGGCCATCCACCTGCTGCCGTCGCGCGCGTAGCGCCCCGTCGCCCAGCGCGACCACGAGACGGACGGGAGGCCCGTGGCGATCCCGCCACGGGCCTCCCGTCCGCCGTCACGCGCGTCTCGAGCCGCGACGCGCGCGCAGGGGCTGTGGAGTGACCTTCCAGGCGGATTCCATGTCCCCTGCGCGCGCTCCGGTTATGGTTTCCCGGTGAGCAACGAACCCGAGCAGACGACGGAGCCCGCGCGCCGCGGTGCCGTGACGCCGCGCCACGGGCGCCAGAAGCGACGAGCGGGTGTGGTGTTCCCGGCGATCGCGGGCGTGCTCACCATGGCCGTCGTGCTGAGCGTCGGCTACACGGCGTACGCGTACAACCAGCTGTCCGGCGGGGTCACGATCGTCAACGCGATCACCGGCAAGAAGGACACGAAGGACGACGTCGACGGCAAGGCGCAGAACATCCTGCTCGTCGGTGACGACCACCGGCCGGACAACGCCACCCCCGAGCAGATGGCGGAACTCAGCACGACGTCGGACGGCGGTGCGACGAACACCGACACGATGATCGTCCTGCACATCAACGCCGACGGCACGCAGGCGACGATGATCTCGTTCCCCCGTGACTCGTACGTCGACATCCCGGACGTGGGCAAGGGCAAGCTCAACAGCGCCTTCTACTACGGCACGCTCAACGGCGGTGGCGACACCGGTGGTGCGAAGATGCTCATCAAGACCATCGAGAACCTGAGCGGCCTGCAGATCGACCACTACGTGCGCGTCTCGCTGCTCGGCTTCTACCAGGTGGTCAAGGAGCTCGGCCCGGTCGAGGTCTGCCTGAACCAGGCGACCAACGACCCGTACTCCGGCGTCGACCTGCCGGCCGGCAAGTCCTCGCTGAACGCGAAGGAAGCGCTGTCCTTCGTGCGTCAGCGCCACGGCCTGCCGAACGGTGACCTGGACCGCAACGTCCGCCAGCAGTACTTCCTGTCGCAGGAGGCCCGGAAGGTCACCTCCGCCGGCACGCTGCTGAACCCGGTCAAGATGGGCAACATCCTGAAGGCCGTCGGTGGATCGATCCAGACCGACACCAACCTGATCGACCTCGCCTCGCAGATGCGGAACCTGCGCCCCGCGAACATCCAGTCGGCCACGATCCCGACCCTCGGCACGCCGACCATCTACGTGAACGGTTCGGCGCTGTCCATCGTCGAGGTCGACACCGTCGGGCTGCCCGCCTTCGTGCAGGGCCTGGTCGGCGAACCGGAGGCCTACGCCAAGGCCGGTCGCGCCCAGCCAGCCAACACCTCGGTCACCGTGCTGAACGGCAGCGGTGTCGAGGGCGCTGCGACCGCAGCAGGGCAGGTCCTGACGAGCCGCGGGTTCCAGGTCGCACCGGCCGGTTCCTCGGCCACCACCAAGGCCACGCAGGTGCAGTACCCCGCCGGCCAGGAGTCCCAGGCGAAGGCGATCGCGGCAGCGGTGCCCGGCGCCGTCCCCGTGCGCACCAGCGCGGTCACCGGCGTCACCCTCGTGCTCGGCACCGACGGCAAGACCGCGAAGGCAGCCAGCGAGCCGAGCGCGACCGCCTCGAAGCCCGCGAGCACCGGTTCCGGGTCGAAGCCGAGCAAGCAGGCGTCGAAGGAACCCGCACCGAAGTCGACCGACGTGCACAACTACGGCACCGAGGGCACCTGCATCAACTGAGGCCGTGGCCGGACCGGGTCGCTAGGTTCGAGGGGTGAGCAGCGCAACGCGTCCGATCGTCCTGATGACCTACAACATCAAGAACCCGGATCCGGA from Curtobacterium sp. MCJR17_020 includes:
- a CDS encoding LCP family protein, with translation MSNEPEQTTEPARRGAVTPRHGRQKRRAGVVFPAIAGVLTMAVVLSVGYTAYAYNQLSGGVTIVNAITGKKDTKDDVDGKAQNILLVGDDHRPDNATPEQMAELSTTSDGGATNTDTMIVLHINADGTQATMISFPRDSYVDIPDVGKGKLNSAFYYGTLNGGGDTGGAKMLIKTIENLSGLQIDHYVRVSLLGFYQVVKELGPVEVCLNQATNDPYSGVDLPAGKSSLNAKEALSFVRQRHGLPNGDLDRNVRQQYFLSQEARKVTSAGTLLNPVKMGNILKAVGGSIQTDTNLIDLASQMRNLRPANIQSATIPTLGTPTIYVNGSALSIVEVDTVGLPAFVQGLVGEPEAYAKAGRAQPANTSVTVLNGSGVEGAATAAGQVLTSRGFQVAPAGSSATTKATQVQYPAGQESQAKAIAAAVPGAVPVRTSAVTGVTLVLGTDGKTAKAASEPSATASKPASTGSGSKPSKQASKEPAPKSTDVHNYGTEGTCIN
- a CDS encoding GntR family transcriptional regulator, encoding MPVPSTQPAAERKLLRDTVQDKIRDAIMDGTLEPGERLNDDDLIAWLGVSRTPIREALAELARAGLIEMAPNRYTRVAAPTKDELLDAYRTLGVIYGGVVRLAVPNFTEPQRKKIVKMLDDVIARVGADEQDQVARNGADIYSQWADACGNPSLVQLCRSTTDGLSFKLRVPELAELIPAAVILPELENLKAAVLAKDPIAAELAMEAIHLLPSRA